The region caaatattcaTGGGACTTTCCGATATTTATTACCTAATGCGAGGCTTATCGTTTTGATAGACCACACAAAGTCGTATAGCACTGATTAGACcggaaaaaactgaaaactcgTACTAATAGCTATTAAATTCATTGGGCAATTAGCCCCAATCATAATAATCCGATTGAACAAATTCTTAGGGTTCGTTTTCGAGATTAATCCCCAAGGTAATAGTTCCTAGTTCCATATCAGAACGCTATATCTAGGGGGTCTCAAGTAGGTGGTCCTGCAATCTAGATTTACGTAATTGGCACTCAAAGTTCAGTCGCCGCGAATCACATGCACCCAACGGCTGATATAACCGGCGAGCCATATCTTTATGGGGGTCCCCAACGCAGTTATTGATTAAGaaatatacaatattttgtttttaaagttaattttaatcaaataaaaatacttcaGGCATGCCAATGCAAAACTACGGCCTCGTATGGCATGAGAATGATTCTCTCCTTTAGGTTTACAGTGTTCCTGAggataattaataataactaTATGAAACAAGTTCATGATACATTCTTAATATGATAACCTACCCCGGATAACGTGGTGAGTAAGCAGTAAGCAAGACATATTCGTAGGTTTTGGAGTCTAGGCCATCCAAGATCTCCATGTTGTTGCCCATGTTTACCAGAATCCGATATTCCTCGCTGATTTTGTTTGTACTTGAATAGAAAGATGTTTCTTTTAAAACGAACTCTTTATAGATTATTATTTACTTACCGAATAATCTGCAGTACCTGTTCTGTGACGGCTTCATAGGAGAAACCACCCTCTTCCTTAAACGCCAGGAAGGCAGAGCTACTCTTCAATGCCTGGAGTCCTTTGAAGATGTTAAGTGAAGATCGTGAAACTCCACGTTCAGTCTGCACGTTGTACCTTACGTAATCTGGATTCACGGGCAACCAGGTTGTTTCTCCCGCAGAGAAATCAGCGTTCTGTCCTGGTGTCCACTGCATGGGGGTCCGTTCTCCATCACGGTCCTCACAGGAGTCGCCGGTGCACTCGATGTCCACGTTGGACATGCCAATCTCCTCGCCGTAGTACGTAACCGATGCTCCTGGCAGGGCGTTAACTATTACATTCAGCAGATCCACCTTGTGGGCTCCTAAGCGATCGGCCACTCGAATATTGTCGTGGTTTCCGACTACCCAGTTGGCCGTCTGGTGATCCTTCCACATGGTGTTCATCCAGTAGTCAATGGATCCGACCACATCCTTGGCGGTGGAGTAGCCATTCAAGTACATCAGCTGGAAGTTCATGGGCAGCTGAGTACCGAGGTGGGTACTGTTGCCAAAGTAGGCGCTCAGAGTTTCCACAGAGGAGTAAGCTTCAGCCAAAAGTACTCGGGAATCGCCTCCATTCTCCGCCCGATAGGCATCCAAAAAAGCCCTCCATTCATACATTAGATCAACGGTGGCAGGTTGGTCTTTGGTGTAGATGTGGTCATGGTAGTCATAGGCTTCCGGATTACTGCTCCACCCACTTATCGGCTCATCCGGATACGAGCCGTCGGCATCGCGCCTCTCATAGATGTGGGGCACTGCATCGATACGGAATCCGTCCACTCCACGATCCAGCCAAAATTTGAGCACGTCGAGCATGTGCTCCCTTACCATTGGATTGGTGAAGTTGAGGTCGGGCTGCTTTACCTGGAACTGGTGAAGGAAGTACTGCTGGCGTTTCTCGTTCCACGTCCACATGGGTCCCCCAAACACTGAGATCCAGTTCGAGGGTGCCTCCCTTTCGCCCGTAGCCTCGTTTAGCTTTCCGTCATCCCACACATAGAAGTCGTCGTATCCTTCCTCGCGATTCACCGACTTCTCGAACCACTCGTTCTCATCACTCGAATGATTGGGCACAAAGTCCAAAATGATCTTCACGCCCAGCGACTTGGCCTCGACGATCAGAGCATCGAAGTCTGACAGAGTACCGAATATCGGATCGATGTCGTAGAAGTTGGAGATATCGTAGCCAAAGTCTGACATTGGCGAGGTGAAAATTGGCGACAGCCAGGT is a window of Drosophila bipectinata strain 14024-0381.07 chromosome 2R, DbipHiC1v2, whole genome shotgun sequence DNA encoding:
- the Mal-A2 gene encoding maltase A2, whose translation is MPKWAHLGLVTLLLLSAALAGGSDIDWWENAALYQIYPRSFQDSDGDGIGDLKGITSRLGYLKEIGITATWLSPIFTSPMSDFGYDISNFYDIDPIFGTLSDFDALIVEAKSLGVKIILDFVPNHSSDENEWFEKSVNREEGYDDFYVWDDGKLNEATGEREAPSNWISVFGGPMWTWNEKRQQYFLHQFQVKQPDLNFTNPMVREHMLDVLKFWLDRGVDGFRIDAVPHIYERRDADGSYPDEPISGWSSNPEAYDYHDHIYTKDQPATVDLMYEWRAFLDAYRAENGGDSRVLLAEAYSSVETLSAYFGNSTHLGTQLPMNFQLMYLNGYSTAKDVVGSIDYWMNTMWKDHQTANWVVGNHDNIRVADRLGAHKVDLLNVIVNALPGASVTYYGEEIGMSNVDIECTGDSCEDRDGERTPMQWTPGQNADFSAGETTWLPVNPDYVRYNVQTERGVSRSSLNIFKGLQALKSSSAFLAFKEEGGFSYEAVTEQVLQIIRTNKISEEYRILVNMGNNMEILDGLDSKTYEYVLLTAYSPRYPGNTVNLKERIILMPYEAVVLHWHA